The Erigeron canadensis isolate Cc75 chromosome 1, C_canadensis_v1, whole genome shotgun sequence genome segment CAGGCCGGATTAGAAACCTGGGCAATTGACATTCTAGGATGGGGCTTCAACCAATtaggttacctttttagttAGTTTTACTTGCATATGTTATAACAAAAGTATACTTTCGTGTTCATGTTCTTTTTCATGTGTATTTGTCTTTATCAGAAACGCTTCCACATTGTACCGTGGAATCCAAGCGCGATCATCTCTTTCAGGTAACTTTAAAGTTACTATGTAATATGTTATTTAGCTAGAGATGGGAATATGGTTGGGTTGAGCAGGTTgattaatgggtcaaaacaattAAATTTGATACAAGCATTATCTGCAATTAGTTGGTGTGTGAAATATGGTTAccaaatacaatttttttaagaaaaaatgataTTATGGCCCGGTTTTATGCATATAAGATCCAATTTGAATAACTTTCGATTCGTTtctgtttgacccattagagataaaTCATAAGCTGAATCGACGTGTTCGTAAGTATTGTCTATTTTGTCACCACTAAGATATTTTATACCTCACTGTTTGGCAAAGAACAAACAGATCTGCCAGTTTCAAACAAATATCTAATATGTTCTCGACTAATAGTTTTGGAAGTCATACATTAAAAGGCCTATGTTGCTAGTGGGTCCGAGTCTTGGAGCTGCGGTTGCAATTGACTTTGCTATCCACCATCCAGAAGCTGTAAGTGTTGACAAGTACACTATTATCATGATAATTCTCATTAACTTTAGAGCTATGAAATTCACAAGTTGATTAAGTTTGGGACAAAATATTTAGGAAATTTAGATATCTGGTCTTGTTAAGTtggctgttgttgttgttgcaggTTGATAAGCTGATTTTGATTAATGCAAGTGTGTATTCAAAGGGCACGGGAAATCTTTCCAAATTACCAAGAAGTGTAGCCTTTGCTGGTGTAAGTACAACGGGCTGCTCATTATAAATTGCATGTATGATAAAAGTTGTTAATCACGTGTTCTATTTTTTGCAGGTCTCACTTTTAAAAATCTTACCATTGCGCTTTTACGCTACTAATCTGTCATATAATTCATTGCCATTTGATAAATGCTTAGATTGGACTTATGTaagttcaacttgaatgactgtTAAGATTAAATGCATCTTCATTTCTTTGTAAAGTAAATTGTTaccatttttgtcttttctgtTTCATCTCTAGATTGCTCGATTACATTGTTTATTGCCATGGTGGGAAGAAGCAACAGTTGATTTCATGATCAGTGGGGGATATAATGTTTCTGCACAGATTAATCAGGTTTGTCTTATAAGCAAAAATATAAGTTATGCATCTTTTAACTTTCTCGATTACAGGATGTTACGTTGACTAGAAATTGAATTTTAAGAGATTTCATCACTAAAGATTGGTTTGGGACTGCAAAAATGCTTTCAAATCAGAATCGCTTTTAGAGAGCAATTTTGCCCATAAAAGCGAAGCGAACTACTTTCCAAATCCAGTATTACCTTTGAGATTTTTACTCACCATTTCTTTCCAAAAAAGTAGGCCTTAATGATTTCCAAACTTAAAACTAGTACATTTGAGGTCAACAGAAAAAAACCTCGATGAGTCAACAATTATGCTCATTGAGGTCTTCTTCTAATCTGGGCTAGTAGAGCTTAGAGGgtataaaaatgtttgttttacaTATCTGACTATATTCCAAAATGTTACACTTTCTACATCAGGTTGTGAACAAAACCCTTATAATATCAGGAGAAAATGATCGAATCATTGACAGCAAACTTGCAGTGGTTAGTATCTTGCCCGCCCTTCTCGTTGTCAAGTTGAATGTCATCACCATTTAACTTGGAGATGACAATTTCAATAGAATCACTATGTTTATCTCCACATGTCAAATGGATATAAGAAAGTTCTTAGAAGGAACTAAGTTGAACGGGCCCAACATGTCCGAAATTTACTCACAAAGTACATTTTTAATGCATGAAACCTGTGTagtcattatatttatatatctaaattaTTGTTGAAATAAACCTATTGTAATCATATCTGACACAccaactaaataaaataaaaagttcagACAAATTGTGTTTCAAGTCAACTGCGCATGGCCCGGCCCATTTCAACAATGACAAAAATCTTAATTTGACCCATTCCCCAACTTGCATCTTAACCTCTTTGTTTTGATTACACAGCGATTACATTGTGAGCTACCCAATGCCATTATTCGTCAAATATCAAATTGTGGTCACATCCCACATGTCGAAAAACCAGATGTTGTTGCTAAGTTGATCACAGACTTTGTGCCCTGTGAGATGAGCTTCACTCCTACATCATTTCCAGAGAAGCGAAAAAAGATTCTAGTACATCAAATTTAGTCGTTAGCGCCCCCAATTCTCAAATTTATATAGTGGTGTGTTGTCAATGCTAAATGGGACCCAGGTGTGGAGTGTTTTACAAGCGTGTCATCTTGGTTAGTAAcaacattatataattaaactCCAAGATTACTACTTATACATGTCTAGTATGAATGATTGAATGTACAAGTGGCAAAATGGGTTATAAAACTAGTTCCTTTAAGTTGGTACTTGGTATGGGCAATTTAAAATTATGCCAGGAATGTAAAATAGTTTAAATCGTGTTCATTCCATTTTAATGAGTAGTAATCTAAGGGAAATATAACGTTTGAATTATATTaactaaatatgtatatgtgtctTTCCAAAATTACGACTAGAACAGCTTGTAAGATGTTTCATCATAAACAactgttttgattttttattggACATGTTAGTGTTACAAACAAAACATAACGAATAAATCTGAATATGATTATACAGGCCAAAATTGCTTACAAGCATCTGGGCCACCAAGGTTGAACCATTTGCACAACTAATTTACATTATAGATAATGAGTCAAACATGATTCAAACATCATACAGGTTAATTTGGTTCAACCTATTTAGTGGAAGTACACTTTGATCAAATTTATAACATGTCTTCTTAAGTTGTTTATCGAcctgttagagataaaacataacccaaaaaattaGTTATGTTAATCCAACCATTACGGCCAAGTCTATAAAGTAAAAAGTGTAAGTAGTATCTAAGATATAAAAAGGTGACCTTTTAGATATACAAAAAGGTGAAAATTTCCTAAAAGGCATCATAAGAACATATTAGTACCCCCACAAACACCCATTCACAGATTACAGCCTCATTTCAAAAGGCATAAATTCCCCACATACGAAAAAGTAaacaagagaaaaaaaaaataccctcTAATAGTCTAATGGAATACAACCAATAATCCATTTCCTACTAAAACCGACCACCGCGTAAATTACAACTGGATTTATGGATAGACCACAACCATACATTGATAAGAATTGTCATTAGATCAACCTTAACCATAAGATCAAGCCCGGGACCAAAAAAGATAGTAAAGTAAACGATATGGAAGACTCGGCACCACTGGTGTCAGTCGTGCCTCCTGATGGGCCAAGCCCAAACGGTGGGGTCATCCCTATACCCGTGCCTGTGCCCGTACCCGGGTTAGTTCCAGTTCCTGTTCCTGTCCCCGTTCCAGTTCCAGTTCCGGTTCCTGTGCCCGTTCCAGTCCCAGTCCCAGGTGAAGCTGGGGTAGTGGAGCtgcaaaatttaaaacattagaAGAATCGACTTAAGAATAGAAGGTTTCTAAAGTAATTTAGTTTCTGTCGCAAGGCATAATTTATAAAGTGCAACTCAAATTTACAACTGTACATGGACTAGAAATTCAGGGGACAACCGGACAAGAAGAAATGACAAGTATAAAGCAGATTGTACAAGTTCATGTTCGTATTGCATAAGTTTGCTTCAAGAAACAAATCCATATTGAATAGAAATCTTCATTTGATCCTAATAAATATTTCCAACTTTCCAAGTACAAGAATCATAACTACTTTGATTTGTCTTTAAAGGCCCTTAAAAATTTTACAGTTCAATAAATTGAGTACTAGCcgtttaaaataaatatatacagtTAGTACTACAACTTGTATTTCCGTTGTCTCTAAAGAAATTCAAGTTGCATAAAAAATGACTTTTTCCATGAAAGTGTGTCCTGAAGGCATATGATGATCATATGGCCCGATAACTCTAGCTTTCTGAACACTTGATTACAAATCTTTCTTCCAAAATTCGAAAGCCGATACTACTTGGTCTCATGTTGAGTTACGTTAATACACTAAAGCTGGGATGCAAGGTGGCAAACAAGTGCTACTTTCCCCTACCAAAATGATTCTAATTATATCCCGACATGTAATGCTTTGTGATCATCTTACTTAAAAATACCAAGTGCGACAATTTGGCAAATCAATGCTACTTAACATGATTGTTGCTCATTTTAGTGATGATGCATCATGACACAACTCACGGTCATTTTGATCAGTCATTTAGTATCTaaacatttaaaacataacAAACCACAAAAGGGTAAAAATTTCAACTTCTACTATTTCCTATTAGGGTAAAAAAGATATTACTTCTTTGCGATAATCATGATCTTGAATCTTGATTACAAACTAGCACTCCCATGGTGGCCACTTTGTAAACATGAGTTAAAATTTATGTGGAttgtgtatttttatttttatttctattaggGTAAAAAAGATATTACTTCTTTGCGATAATCATGATCTTGAATCTTGATTACAAACTAGCACTCCCATGGTGGCCACTTTGTAAACATGAGTTAAAATTTATGTGGAttgtgtatttttatttttatttttaatttttaaatagcACTCACATACCATAACATCATAAAGGTTAGATTATTGCTTGTTACGTACATTCCCTATATATTTTGgccattattttattatggtaGGGACATATTTGACCAAAAAGTCAAAGATGGATTTCCAGTCTTGCCCATGGATGCATTTTCATTATTTGTACCTactaatatcattatatatcaaaatgaaaGCACAATATGACCTAACATGACCTTTGCTTGTTATACTATCAAAAAATAGGAACCAATATCTTGACAACTCACATGTGTACTAAGCAGTACCTAATCTATCATGCCGGATCTACCAAATGATTCCTGAAAGTTGGCTCTGAACATAATATAACTTATAATGCAACATGTACAACACATTATCATCACCAAGTTCTCACCGAGAGATATTTCCGTGTTGGGTTTGATTCATCACCCTAGACATATATTTGGGGAGGGGTGGCCACAAAAATGGCTGGAAATTGGGTGGAATGTGGGGAAAAAGCCGGGGGAAATGGGTAGAATGTGTCATGGGAAAAACCCAATTAGACTGGTACAAATGACCCAAAAAAACATGCCATCTGGGATCATTTTTAACCTAGAAAAAtcttccaaattttttttttaaagattaaagaaAATCTCTTGAATATTGAAATAGCTCAACAAACCTAAAAATTGTGAAACTTTCAAGTCAAGTGAGACGCCCTATGCAACTACAAGCACTAAACAAAAAAGTGATTCCTTCTTTCCATAGCTAAAACTTCAAAATCTAGAGCATTTACACACAGCACTTACACATTATGCCACAAAACTTGTACATTGCTCTCAGTGAAGTCATAACTCTAAGTGTATGATTTGTTAGGTGACCAATTAGATTTGAACTACACTTATACATGAAACATAAAGAAAGTGAAGAAGATATCATGAGAAAGGCATCACTATGAAAGGATGAGCTTCTTGGAAAAGTAATTCACTTTTTATTTCTTGATCAATTAAAAAGTAAACTCTCTTTACATTTTCACCTTTATAATTGCATAAAACATACACATTTATGCATCAGGAAACATAGCCACATAACTTAATCTAACCATGATGAAAAATAAGCAGTTcaatatgaaaatgaaaaaagggGGAAATGTTTTTAGTTATAAAGttgcaaaagaaaaagatacaCACCTGGCACTCCCAGCATAACAAGCTGAAATTGCACCTATAAATCATCAAAAAACAACATTTAGAGAGAccacaaatacaaatacaaataaaataaaaatccaaaagAACATATTCATTTATCCAATGGTGAAAATGACTGTAATACAAAGTACAGCATTCATTGCATAAGGGACAAGTCCTATAGAGGTGATGTCATATTGATGTGTTTCATAAATTGATGACTTACCAGCAGGGGCTGTTTGGCTGACAGTACATGTGCCTGAGAAATCACAACTTCCACCAAGTTGACTCTTTCTTTGATAATAGCTATTGACAGCATAATTGCAGTGATCTTTGACAGTGTTAGGGTTATAACAAGCACCATTTTGAAGGATTTGAGCACAATCAGCACCATTTCCACATGCATAGTCTATGTTCTTTTGAAGAACTGTGTCACTTAATGCAGAGTTACATACACAATAAGCTGCACctgtttgaaaataaaacataaacaaaaaaggtGTTAGCTTTAAGCTTAAAAAGCAAATCTAAGTCAAACCCATTTGATAAAAACCAAGAATATCAAAGACCCAAGTCAGAAAAATCATAattatcaaaaacaaacaaaacccatatgaaaaattttgtttttctaaaaaaaaaaaaatgagaaaccatgatccaaaaaaaaaagacttactTGAATAGCCAGCCATGGCCAAGAGAATCAGCAAGGTAAGTGCAAAAGCAGTCATGGTTGTAGCCAGGTGATGAGTGAGAACTAAGTTTGCTTAATTATGACGGACTGTTTGGTTGGTGTTAAAAGTTGGTCCTTTTTTCAAGCTACTAAAAATGAAGAGAGGCAGAGAGaaatagagagagaaagagtggcaagttttagaaaaaaaaaaaacagagggGGAGGGTGCATGGGTGTAGACTCTAGAGTGATgggtgtatatatttttgttgtactgtatgtatcatgtatgtatgtatgcatatattCCTCGTaaacttaaaaattattaaagtaGTAATTACTGCCATTCCAAGACAAAATACTCAACGGATCTATTTCATGGACTGGAGTTTGTATTTTTTGgtacataaaagataaaaaaaaatactcggcCAAATTGATGtttatctgtatatatattatggaagGGGATCCCTCAAGTTAGACTAATATAACTAGGTTAATTTTGGCCCTTAATTTCCAATCTAAGGGTCAAAATGTCgttaacttgactcaagttataaaaataactttgaTAGAATTTttctcaatattttattttgaaaatattaatGCTTTAACTTATTTCcttaaagataattaaaagagaaatttaataaattacttttaagAAAGGAAGGCATTAggaaaaatatcaaaaaggaTGAGTTAAAAatacccttttttattttataaataaaagagatacatatgttttaatttttaaattcttatactgtattctcgagttgtatcaaaagaaaattaaggAGAAGACTGAATAGGGAAAGAAATGatagataattacataaaaaagaggcattctcgagttgaaagaaaataaaaaaaaggaaagttgatagttaaatgtattcttgagttagaagggaaagaaaataaatgataaaaagatacaattttacatttatagtcttgtagtaattaaaacctttatataagtttgaggggtataataataatttcaccactattccttccaaatcttgccacttttggcaagaaagttttgggatcaaaatatcatatttttccttttctttcctttccctttcttttaaaacaaaaactcaataatacaaaaattaaaagttttttaccctttcttttcttatttctttaaaataaaacttaagaatgcacttttaaaaaattctttaaaaaaatttatatatgaacctaACAAACTTTCGACTAACTAGAATGTAACCCCTTTTTTGCTTCCTTTTTGATTCGGTCAAAAAGAAAtccaaagataaaaaatatataaatcttttgtttataagaagtgatattcgtaccatcaATTTTAGTTGATAAATATAccataatgtataaaataatataaatgactgTATTAACTGGTAATGCACAATTATAGTACgtttatcaaaagaaataacatgaaCATCATTTCCCTTTTTTATTAGCcaaatactttttttcttttaaattatgaGATGTACAACTTGAACTctccttttccttttcttttttttttaaaaaaaaaaaaaaaatatttagaaCTTCTATTGTCTAGTATAAACATAACTTGTAGAATCAGGATAGATTCGTAGCATTAATTTTTCTCACTAGTCTCGTATCTGTGTAAAGTAGTAACAACTTTTAGATTGTTACGAATTTtagcattttaatttttaaggaTGTTTGTCTATTGTTGACgggttttaagtgtttttaccACTTTTGGTCGTATTCTTTTCATACTTATTTGCACAAATAGATTCTTATAGGCTATATTGAtaagaaaatcttttgaaagtttaaagttaaatacattgaccaatatatcatatattttttatttgaggcaaatatagaaaataagtcatttttcataaataaataaaaaatttatactaCCAAAGTTTAACATATTCATAGCTCGAGCTACCCTTCTTTTAGAATTCCATTTTGAAAATTAAGATTTGCATTCGTTTTTCCTGTTAAGAAACCATACAACCAAATATTTTtctatggaaaatgataattcTCTTAAAGATTAAGCTAAGATTAATCTAAAGAATGTGACATGTGAtatctactaattctctttattaattttgtcctttaattttttttcacatgtcatcatttagTTAGGAAGATATTTAGGCTATTAGTTTAGGAggattaattaatttcttattcATATTGTGTAATTGCGACAATCAAATAAAGCATTCCAAATGCATATCCAAACACAAAGTAAGTGCTATCCCGTCTTATGTTTTTTGATACAAAGAGATCGTCGCTATATCATCTGTTTTTAGCTAAAATGACAAAACACCGTGTAAGAATGTAAGTTATACACTAATTTTAACTCACTTGCTTTTTCGATTAATTGAAGTATTGAacctaaaattttatatttcattttctttagataaatattttatattgacAATATTAACGGATAACGATAAATATGCCTAATAATGCACTTAAAAGTATGTCTAATACATTCAAATTTTGACAAttccatatattttatttcatgatCTTTACCATTAAATTTGTCATGTATCAATCTCTCCTCATTAGGCATTCTTTTAGCCCCCATATTTTAGACACAAATTATCTTCCATATTATAATCATGGAATCTTTCAATTCTTCTTACTTGTCTTTAGCTTtcgccgttaaaaaaaaaaaacttgtcttTAGCTTTCAACATCTATTATATGATGTCATTTGTATGTAGATGCTCTCTATTTTGGTTTCACATGCCCCCTTTCCGTCTTGAGTTTTTATCTGTTTCTTATactgaatatatatttatactatgttTCCTTTTCTGGCAATATTAGGCTAAATAAGCAATATAAACAAAGTACCTAGCATTAACCATAGATAGAAAATCTTTTAACTTAAAAGATATTGACTTAATTTAATTCACATTCATGTCTTTGCACTAAGTTAGAAAAATGGTTTTAGCCCTTCCTTTTATACTTCAAAAACTTTGAGAAGTCGttccaactttgaaataaaCAAATTGATTAAATCAAACAACTTGAAATGGactcattaattaataaaatgtttaaaacgtttatttttcttttgaaaatagtGACAACATGCAAAACAAATGACCATATAAAGTAGTCAAAAGAGAAGTagaaaatatacattaaaaacaaaCAAGGTTATAAGTTTAGATTAAATAGTAATAGTAtatcttttcaaaataataatagcaATAATATATACACAAGTTGGTAGTATCCTTTTCATAAATATGTCAATTTTTAGGTGGCTTTTACATcactttactttatatataaactagctAATAACCGGGTGTAACCGGGTTAACTTATAAATGTTTTTCAAATAAACTGAATAGTATCTCAATAGCTTTAAAATATATTGTCATATTAAACtgtataataacaacgttaaataagttgaaaagttgtgctaaatatttatgtaaaaaaCGAAACTAAACAGAAACAAAAGTTGTGTAGTTGTAGATACATGTTGAAACAGATACGGTTggaaaaataaaaggtaaaacCGTTACCTGAAAAGAAACCATAATTTTTGGCctattataacaaaattataaggTTATTAGAATCTTACATAATAATGTgagtatttaatgaaaatctatataatgatatatattttttaaaaagaaatatattttgaattttaaattaataagataTAACGATgtcataatttaattaaaaaagatagGTGGCAATACAACATACCACAATTTTTAAGAATCTTATATCATGACAAatgtttctttatttatataatataatatatatatatatatatataaatgatgagGCGCATGGACGAAAGACGGTGTTCATTGAggtttgaaaatttttaatcgTCTCATGTTAGGCTTGGGAATCTTGCAAGACTATCACTACCAAAAAGGAAATTTATCGAATATAATTGTTGGGAGTAGATACACCGTATACTTGTTCGGTGTAGATGCACCTATTTGTGTGTGACAGACATCATATGGACATTcgcacaaagaaaaaaaaattatttcaaacttttcaaatttcaatagctagttaaatgaaaatattaaactttttaaatattgacttaaaaatcttcctaaaaacatataaatgataaatatatataaaatgataatcGAATTCTACTCtatctcttttttaatttaccCCTTGAATTTTCACATGTTACCAtcttataaattaaaaggatttttaggcttATTAATTAGGAAAATTAATCATTCCCCCTAGCTAAAAgctaaactataataaaatcaaaattatataacataatttCAAGATTAGAATATTCTTAATGGAGGGGAAGATCCTGACGTCGAGGGCCAACCATCCCGGCATCCTTGTGTCTCCCGTTAGGTACCCGATGTCATGACGTCGAGGGCCAACCATCCCGGCATCCTTGTGTCTACCATTAGGTACCCGGTGTCATGGTAGAGTGGAAGAACCAAAGTGGATGTGTCACCATTGAAATATGATGGTGTCATTTGAtattaaatgtgtttttttttttcttttgattgattattagtatcattccttttcaaaaaaataaataaataaataaatattttagtaTCATTCGGTTTAATTCTTGAGTGCTGTGGAATCTAGTTTTATAGGATGCTTGCTATGAAGAGAGTGTGGTTATGGCGTGATGCAGTGACCCACTGATATGAGACACCACATTTGTATGTTGATGTGACCATTAGTAATAATCTTATAGCAACGTAAGATTATCCACATATTCAAAAGGGCTCTTTCAATGATATAAGTTTGCTTGCTTCGATCAACATAgttatttattgtatgtaagttaTTATAGTCATTTTGGTTAAATTCACACAATCACACGGCATGGCTTCGCCCTTAATGGtaaactagaaaattttggacccgcgttgcggggtctcaattcctttgttgaaacggttcgttattttagtatatatgtcgTGAATTTTCGACAGCTTAAcagaaataattttgtcattaatatgtttgtttaaaagtatgcaagaaaacaaaacgtaacccgtagtagaaacctgaacgggatgtgatatgacaaaaatattaatatattaattcagatatcgggtggatgcgatatagcaaaatgcaagtagtggtacggggtgtatcacaataaggttgaatgacaattaaaaagtgtgaaaaaaacaaaagaagtaacccgtaataaaaaaaatccgaaaaggtaaaacaaaactaaaaaagaaaaagacgtgacaaaatccgaacaggatgcaatgtggcaaaatccaaactataggaaacgtgcgatgtgtcactttataaccgatgcgacgtgtcaagttttaataagcatggtgactattgataaccatgccaaaaaaaaacgaatgaaaaaactcaaaatgggatccgtaatgtcagaatctaaatagtgatgcggggtatatgatgaaccaataaaagagatcatataagcaaaaaaatggtatcaaaaaaccaagaaaaaccaaaaaataaataaccttaacgaaaatagaaataacaaaggaaaaattaaattgtgtgtaaaagtttccaatatattaattcagaacacaaaagccaaaaaacgatgatgaacaccaagaaaaaaccccaaacgggatccaaaatgacaaaatctaaacaGTGAtgggggtatacgatgaaccaaaagaaagaaaacttaAAAGCAAAAAagctatgtaataaaccaacaaaaaccgaaagaaaaataaccttaacgggatccgatatagcaaaatccgaaaaaacgcgaggtataggtggaccaatagaaagaaaacacaaaagaaaaaaaaactatgtaggaaaccaagaaaaaccaaacaaaaaataaccttaacggaattCGATATGGCAAAATATGGGAAAAACGCGGGATACAGGCGAGACCAATAGAACAGCGCCACGTGGCACTGTTCATAAGCCTCGCCATTAATGATATAGTAATTGCATACACTATAAATAAATACGCGCACGTTGCCGCGGAGCTTTTATAGTAACGTCGTAGACAATGATTCATTAAGCTTAAACACGTTGCCGCAGATTATATTACACAGCTTGCAGCGAGACTCAAGTAGATTATCTTTTCAGATGACAATGctttggtacaaatttgataaagtcaccaacaaacatttatttgacattgtaacaataaaaactttagggggttaaaaggtaaagacGTAAAAGTTGATGGACTAaactgtaaaaggaaaaaactttgggagtgaaaaagtaaagagaaaactttagggagttaaaatgtaaattagtaaaaggtgatgggcttaaatgtaaaaagtaaaatctttagggggttaaaaggtaaaTAATTCAAAGTTGAATGCATATGTAGTTGTACCATGTGCatagaaacttgtaaaaaaccacttggtttttagtatatatataaatgtattttatgGATAAATT includes the following:
- the LOC122585632 gene encoding uncharacterized hydrolase YugF-like, giving the protein MTMFKINMMTNITAAINPSMGGISSVSSKKSNMFFGASAADVFPPILLKEMEKIQDPFAQNLVSRIQMLPIELNVSKNHIMSSCVTPMVQDTANPIVLLHGFDSSCLEWRYTLPLLEQAGLETWAIDILGWGFNQLETLPHCTVESKRDHLFQFWKSYIKRPMLLVGPSLGAAVAIDFAIHHPEAVDKLILINASVYSKGTGNLSKLPRSVAFAGVSLLKILPLRFYATNLSYNSLPFDKCLDWTYIARLHCLLPWWEEATVDFMISGGYNVSAQINQVVNKTLIISGENDRIIDSKLAVRLHCELPNAIIRQISNCGHIPHVEKPDVVAKLITDFVPCEMSFTPTSFPEKRKKILVHQI
- the LOC122611188 gene encoding PLASMODESMATA CALLOSE-BINDING PROTEIN 4-like, whose translation is MTAFALTLLILLAMAGYSSAAYCVCNSALSDTVLQKNIDYACGNGADCAQILQNGACYNPNTVKDHCNYAVNSYYQRKSQLGGSCDFSGTCTVSQTAPAGAISACYAGSASSTTPASPGTGTGTGTGTGTGTGTGTGTGTGTNPGTGTGTGIGMTPPFGLGPSGGTTDTSGAESSISFTLLSFLVPGLILWLRLI